The region AAACAGCGAATCAAACATGAGGGACAGgtatcacatcacatcacacgtATAACGGAAAACACATAACGGGACAAACACATGTCCCCATATTCCATTCCACTGAAAAACTCCGAACTCTGAGACCCAGAGCAGAGTGAATGTGAAGGGTTGATCGGTGCTTGTGCTGATCTCTGCTTTGTATTCTCAGTATCTCCCACTCCTCCAAGGGAAATCCATTGGCATGATATTTGAGAAGAGGAGCACGAGGACCCGCCTGTCCACAGAGACAggtgctctccctctccctctttctctctctctctctccctctccctctccctctccctctcccctctttttctgtgtgtgtgtgtgtgtgtgtgagagagagagagagagagagagatttgcagTTGTTTTAGGATGAGTGAACAGAATGAATGCATGTGGACTGATTCACAAAAGATTAGCAACATCTGCAACATTGACTCCCTTCCCCCTTTCTGTAGGTTTCTCTCTTTTGGGGGGTCATCCGTGTTTCCTCACCCCTCAGGATATTCACCTGGGAGTGAATGAGAGCACAAGAGACACAGCCaggtctgaaacacacacatacacacacatacccgtGGTttgctgtgtgcatgtatattgAGTGTCTAAATTAGCTGATACCATGTAAGGTGCAGTATGATTTTCTCTAGTATTGATGATATTTATAGATCTGTGTGATAGCTTGCACTGTGGACTAGTTGACTGTGGGTGTTATTAGAGATAAAGAGGGGTTTGTGTGGTACAAGGTATTGTCTGGATTAGTTGATcttttgtgtatgaatgtgtgtttgcatgtgaggttgtgttgttaAAGTTAGTTGATAATGTGTTCCTGTGCATGTTCATTACAGAAGGTTGTTTGGAATAGTTGAtattgtatgtgcgtgtgtgtgtgtgttacagggtgCTGTCTGGATTGGTTGATATAGTGTTGGCACGTGTATACCATCACTCCACTCTGGAGCAACTGGATCAAGAAGCATCTGTTCCCATCATCAATGGTCTTTCAGAACTTTACCATCCTATACAGATACTGGCAGACCTGCTCACTctacaggtatacacacacacacacacacacaccgagtcATTAGCATTCCTGACTCCCAgcatcacaaaacattacaaaaacacccTCTTCAGACCTGTTCTGGCTTATTGCTAAAATCATTGCCATGAGTGGTGGATTGAACATTCAGCAGCATCAATATAAACCTGttctgactttgtgtgtgtgtgtgtgtgtgtggtgctgttgtcaTTGTAGGAACACTATGGCTCTTTGAATGGCCTCACTGTGACTTGGATTGGTGATGGGAACAACGTGCTCCACTCCCTCATGATGTCATTGGCCAAATTAGGCATCAATCTAAGAGTTGCAACACCCAAGGTCCACCACTTATTGGAACCATTGATTAAAATAAACTAAACCAAAGTAGCAAAACAGTACACTAAATAAGCTTATTATGttgttatatatttgttttttatgttagttaacctttgacctttgtcTAACGTAGGGATATGAGCCAGTTGCTGATGTGGTAAAGGAAGCAGAGCGTCTGGCCAAACAGGTACAGAAACCCAGagtttttatttcagtcacaTGGGCAATAGAACATTAGAGTAGAGTgttttgtccgtgtgtgtgtgcaacctTTAAAAATAATGTGAGCAaatctagtgtgtgtgtgtgtgtatgtttgcacaTCTAGTTTGGTACAGAGCTGCAGTTCTCCTCTGATCCTGTGGAGGCAGCGCGAGGCAGTAATGTTCTTGTGACTGACACCTGGGTGAGCATGGGccaagaggaggagaagaagaagaggttaCAGGATTTCCATGGTTATCAAATCACCATGCAGGTACAGATCTCCACGGTTACCAAACCACCACAAGTTCTAGATCGATGATCAGATCATCATGATTACCAGATTCCCATGGATATCAGACCACCAGATATTTCACGCAGTACCTGTGTGCATCAGCTCACTGTTGTTACAGGGTCACTTTTACAAGAAGTACAGATAAAAAGTGATGATTAGATCCTGAGGTATTTTCTGACTTCTGTTGTTGTCTTGGTTAATGCaataattcacaaacacacactcattttcagtGAACTGATTTGTCTTTATTCTACCCTGGTTCTGATCTGTGAATGGCTCTCAGACAGGGAGTGTGGCGGCTCCAGACTGGACGTTCCTGCACTGTCTGCCACGCAAACCGGAGGAAGTAGATGATGAGGTTTTTTACTCGCCACGCTCACTTGTGTTTACAGAGGCAGAAAACCGCAAGTGGACAATAatggtaaactgtgtgtgtgcatattcatgtgcgtgtgcgtgcgtgcctgtgtgtgtgcgtgtaccgtctgagtatgtgttttttgtttgtgatgtaCTGAATGAAGTGTATGcctccatgtgtatgtgtgcacccagtggccagtttattagATACAGCTGTCTAGTATGATGTTGGACCCCTCATTGCTTACGTGATGGGGTGTTGGTTCATGCATGTTATGATATCATGCAGACTGGACAGTGTTGCATTCATGCTGTGAACAGTCCATTACATTTCATCCCATATACTCTTTATTAGGTTGAGGTCTGGGGACTGCACAGATCACTCAAATAAAGTGAACTACCCGTCATGTTCCTGGAATTATTCTGAGACAGCACACGCTTTGTGACATGGTGAATTATCCTGCTTGAAGTGTCCATGTGATGAAGtctaaactgtaactgtgacgGGAGCCATCTGATCTGTGACAGTTGTGGTATCAAGGCTGTTACTACAGTGTTCAGATAAACTGTGGTGTTCAAAAATTGCTCAGCTGGGTGTGACAGGAAAACATTCTGTCCAACATTACACCACTACCTCCACCCTGTACCACTGCTGCTGTGCAAGATGACACGGTGGACTCACGCTTCCACCAAATCCTGACTCTGCCATTAGCGTAAAACAGCAGGAACCAGGATTTGTCAAACCTCCACGCAGCTTTCCAGTCTTGGCAGTTATCTGCTCACTGGTGCCACATCCTCTCTGTAAACTCAGGGCACTGGTGCATGTGTAAAGCCCAGAGGGGTGATCATTTCAGACACTGGATTCTTTAAGATCCCCATACGCTTTATATGGAGACCCACGGTCATGAGactgtctgtaggagtgatCCATCTTCATGGTGGTATACCTAACAAACTGGCCattgaatatatgtgtgtgagttaactgactgattttatgtgcgtgtgtgttttgtttatagttgtgtatgtatgattGACCAACAGTGTATTTTAATCTACAGAGTTTGGGATTTGTGAGTAATTGGCAAATTAAGACACATGATCTATCGGGTTTGATGaggtatgtgagagtgtgtgtatgtaattgacagattgtgtatgtgtattaatCTACAGGGTTTGAtggtgtgtctgttgactgacTACAGTTCTCAGATCAGATTGAATTTCTAAAGCAGCAGAACAGAACCTGGGTTCCCTCACAAGACTTTAAGGCCCTCTCTGGAATACGTGTCAGAACTCCAACAAGCTTCATTCCTCAGAAGAACCTGTAGACTTCTACAAACACTTGTTATAGAACTTCTTCAAAACTCCTAAAAATCCATGACTGGTGATGCCATCACAGTGCCAGAGGGCTGACGTTAAAGGACTGGTTTAGATCAATAAAATTTAGATGTTTTGATGGGCATGTTTATTCCACACTTCCCATACACCAGCCTCAGTTCATACACATCTGTGTTTAGACCTGTACTCCAGTTCAGGCTTAGAATTAAAGATCTTTTGTCATGTTTCTACCACAAGGGGAATTATTATGCCTAACTTGAAGATTTAAAATTTTTAATGTTTGCTAATGTGCTTAGAATATTAATATATGTAGACTGTTAAGACTGTTATAGATTGTTATAAAACCCCAAGAAACAGAGGAACTATTGTAAAACTTTAGAGGACATCATAGGGCTTTATAGTTAACCTGGCTTCTCCCAGTGCAGTTCTCCTGAGGTGAGATCACAGAGACAATCCCGGCATGAGACAGGCAAGTgccttagttttgtttttttggggttttttttcaaatactcttggtttacattcacattcacattactGTGTTCTGTGAAAAGTTCTTTTGCATACACCTGCAGGACCACGTGTTTAATTCTaaattgtttttcagtgtattcTGACActaacaagaaaacaaaaataaaatgttggaTTGCTTTAAGGAGTCTCAGTTTGATTGTGTTATGATATAGTAACATTGTCAGTAAAGATCATGACTGTACTAAGACTtacgttttttttattttttccctcactcctcCTACGTGGTGAAATGATCAGGAATCACTCCACATCACACTCTTTACCTCTTTCCTAGCTCTCATCCTTCTGTTACAAAGCAAGTTTGGTGAAACAGTAATGACTGTCTGCTGTGTCTATTACCAAGTTAACCTTCAGTCACAGACAGCTGAATGCCTGTCTTACAGCCCAAAACCCCTTTATTTATTATGATGAAACTTCTcactcaacaaaaaaacaaacaatgtgtgCAATTTCATCTTGGCAATATTTCATGATAGATAAATATGAAAGATATTGACAAATATTAAAGATATTgataaacatgaataaatagAAACAGGGCCGTGGAAAAAAggaatttatttgatttaaagtGTACGGAATTTGA is a window of Chanos chanos chromosome 10, fChaCha1.1, whole genome shotgun sequence DNA encoding:
- the otc gene encoding ornithine carbamoyltransferase, mitochondrial, whose amino-acid sequence is MLTVSKVLRCSLAAFRYNQERNLSNAGKAALRPVTLKGRSFLTLRDFNPDEIKHIMCVSADLKQRIKHEGQYLPLLQGKSIGMIFEKRSTRTRLSTETGFSLLGGHPCFLTPQDIHLGVNESTRDTARVLSGLVDIVLARVYHHSTLEQLDQEASVPIINGLSELYHPIQILADLLTLQEHYGSLNGLTVTWIGDGNNVLHSLMMSLAKLGINLRVATPKGYEPVADVVKEAERLAKQFGTELQFSSDPVEAARGSNVLVTDTWVSMGQEEEKKKRLQDFHGYQITMQTGSVAAPDWTFLHCLPRKPEEVDDEVFYSPRSLVFTEAENRKWTIMGLMVCLLTDYSSQIRLNF